Proteins encoded in a region of the Balneola sp. genome:
- a CDS encoding T9SS C-terminal target domain-containing protein, translated as MMFKYVTALFLSITALMPISTRGQVVINEVVSTNGSGVTDEEGDFPDWIELYNPTNSSVNLSEFSISDDSLDLIKYPLPNVEIETGGYFLLYASDKNREGFTTFWETKIEEQSEMRYIVPSSQTPSSWIDPGFDDSGWSAGSYGIGYGDNDDATQVPNGTLSIFTRAEFDVEDPLSINNVMLHVDYDDGYIAFLNGVEIARANMSGESPAGYNTVANTYLEPRLIYGQELDGILITEIEGLLVEGTNVLAIQVHNNSSGSSDITLIPFLSLGYSSPDGVTGSVAPETNLQASQVVYPHLNFKISSAGESIFLSALEDSSIVDELLVPELRQGESFGRTHADLEQLFIFSIPTPLSQNPDDGFLERLPIPELSISGGYHPNPVSISLTNSEFSDRVYYTTDGSEPTTSSPVFGGDSMIITSHTALRLRTIEDGKLSSTVTTQTYVIGTEHDLPIVAVNTNPDNLWDDETGIYVVGTNGISGNCVGPSNWNQDWEIPIHIELYEKTGELGFSSEAGAKIFGGCSRSNPVKSLSIFFRGEYGNAELDYKLFEEKDIDKFQGFVLRNSGNDFIGAGFSMFRDGMMKTLVEDTEIDYQAFRPVVVYLNGEYWGIHNIREKINEHFIESNSEADSDQIDLLENDRWVVHGSSENFDDFMNLLGSVNMTNEEQYAQVEAYLDIDNYIDYVSAQIYYGNTDWPGNNMRFWRDHRTNGSWRWIMYDTDFGFDLYDWSRSAATDNTLEFALDTNCNCGWPNPPWSTYMLRRMVQSPIFVQKFANRMADLMNTSFQPDYVHSVIDSLAGIIESEIPRQTQKWGNWVEGWESEVSRMKGFADDRPDNMESFFVNRFRLSVLNTLTVNSSNQEHGEVKVNRIMPDSYPWSGQYFGNMAVEIEAIPKRGYKFIGWSDDAGITSNNREVFPGTTTYTANFALDQEESSNVVINEIMYNADEEEETGDWVELYNTAGFEVDISGWQLKDEDDSHVYEFPNGTTMESDTYLVVSADLDDFNSQYSGISPLFGELGYGLAGGSDAVRLFDADGILVDSLSYLDEDPWDSGADGTGYTLELIDPNSDNSLPVSWEASSVLKGTPGAQNSAFLVSEEVEVSVPEKILLNQNYPNPFNPSTTISFEIPQSSYVRLVVFDMLGRKVSTLVDGQRTAGLYSQIWDAQNFASGIYMYALEVDGKLFTRRMMLIK; from the coding sequence ATGATGTTTAAATATGTGACAGCGCTTTTTTTGAGCATTACTGCGCTCATGCCAATTAGTACAAGAGGGCAAGTAGTAATCAATGAAGTAGTTTCAACGAATGGGAGCGGAGTTACCGACGAAGAAGGTGATTTTCCGGATTGGATTGAATTATATAATCCTACAAATAGTAGCGTAAATCTGTCCGAGTTTTCAATCTCGGATGATTCGCTTGATCTCATAAAATATCCTCTTCCAAATGTCGAAATAGAAACAGGAGGGTACTTTCTTCTATATGCCTCAGACAAAAACAGGGAAGGCTTTACCACATTTTGGGAAACGAAGATAGAAGAGCAAAGTGAAATGAGATATATCGTTCCGAGTTCTCAGACTCCGTCTTCATGGATAGATCCGGGTTTTGACGATTCAGGCTGGAGCGCAGGAAGTTATGGAATCGGATATGGAGATAATGATGATGCTACCCAGGTTCCAAACGGTACCCTTTCCATTTTTACCAGAGCTGAATTTGATGTTGAAGATCCTTTATCCATAAACAATGTGATGCTCCATGTGGATTATGATGATGGCTATATCGCTTTTTTAAATGGAGTTGAAATTGCAAGAGCGAATATGAGTGGAGAGAGCCCAGCTGGATATAATACAGTGGCTAATACATATCTGGAACCAAGATTGATATATGGGCAGGAGCTGGATGGTATTTTAATCACAGAAATAGAGGGTTTATTAGTTGAGGGAACAAACGTACTTGCTATTCAAGTGCATAATAATAGCTCTGGCTCGTCCGATATCACACTAATACCTTTCTTGAGCCTTGGATATTCGAGTCCGGATGGAGTAACAGGAAGTGTTGCTCCTGAAACAAACTTACAAGCTTCCCAGGTTGTATATCCACATCTGAATTTTAAAATAAGCAGTGCTGGAGAATCGATTTTCCTTTCTGCTTTAGAAGATTCTTCAATCGTAGATGAGCTTTTAGTTCCGGAGTTAAGGCAAGGAGAGTCTTTTGGCAGAACGCATGCTGATTTGGAGCAACTATTTATTTTCTCAATACCAACTCCTCTTTCTCAAAATCCAGATGACGGTTTTTTAGAACGACTACCAATTCCGGAATTAAGCATTTCCGGTGGATATCATCCTAACCCAGTTTCTATTTCACTCACAAACTCTGAGTTTTCGGACAGAGTATATTACACTACTGACGGGAGCGAGCCTACCACAAGTTCTCCCGTTTTTGGAGGTGACTCGATGATAATTACTTCCCATACTGCACTTCGTTTAAGAACTATTGAAGATGGTAAGCTCTCAAGTACAGTTACGACACAAACCTATGTAATAGGAACTGAGCATGATCTGCCAATTGTAGCAGTAAATACGAATCCTGATAATCTATGGGATGATGAAACCGGAATATATGTAGTGGGAACAAACGGTATTTCAGGAAACTGTGTAGGGCCATCAAATTGGAATCAGGATTGGGAAATTCCTATCCATATCGAGCTGTATGAAAAAACGGGCGAGCTTGGATTTAGTTCAGAAGCTGGAGCTAAGATTTTTGGGGGGTGTAGTCGAAGTAACCCTGTAAAATCACTTTCTATTTTTTTTAGAGGAGAGTATGGTAACGCTGAGCTTGACTACAAGCTCTTTGAAGAAAAGGATATTGACAAATTTCAAGGATTTGTGCTTCGTAACTCAGGGAATGATTTTATTGGTGCAGGCTTCTCCATGTTCCGAGATGGAATGATGAAAACGCTGGTTGAGGATACAGAAATTGATTATCAGGCTTTCCGGCCAGTAGTTGTGTATCTGAACGGTGAGTATTGGGGTATCCATAACATCAGAGAGAAGATCAACGAGCATTTTATTGAATCGAATAGCGAGGCTGATTCAGATCAAATTGACTTGCTCGAAAATGATCGCTGGGTCGTACATGGCAGCTCTGAGAATTTCGATGATTTTATGAACCTTCTCGGATCTGTAAATATGACAAATGAAGAGCAATATGCTCAGGTGGAGGCATATTTGGATATAGATAATTACATCGATTATGTCTCTGCTCAAATCTATTATGGAAATACGGATTGGCCGGGAAACAATATGCGTTTCTGGAGAGATCATCGGACTAATGGCTCCTGGCGGTGGATTATGTATGATACCGATTTTGGCTTTGATCTTTACGACTGGTCCAGAAGTGCTGCTACCGACAATACCTTGGAGTTTGCTCTTGATACAAATTGTAATTGTGGTTGGCCAAATCCACCTTGGTCTACCTATATGTTAAGGAGAATGGTACAGAGTCCTATTTTCGTGCAAAAGTTTGCGAATAGGATGGCAGATTTAATGAACACCTCCTTTCAGCCAGATTATGTTCATTCTGTTATAGATTCGTTGGCTGGAATCATCGAATCGGAAATTCCTCGCCAAACCCAAAAGTGGGGTAATTGGGTAGAAGGTTGGGAAAGTGAAGTATCAAGAATGAAAGGCTTTGCAGACGATCGCCCGGATAATATGGAATCGTTTTTTGTGAATAGATTTCGTTTATCTGTGCTGAATACATTGACAGTTAACTCCTCTAATCAGGAACATGGCGAAGTAAAAGTAAATAGAATTATGCCGGATTCTTACCCGTGGTCGGGGCAATATTTTGGAAATATGGCAGTAGAAATTGAGGCTATTCCAAAACGAGGATATAAATTTATTGGCTGGAGTGATGATGCAGGAATCACATCTAACAACAGAGAAGTATTTCCAGGGACAACAACGTATACGGCTAATTTTGCCCTTGATCAGGAAGAATCATCGAATGTTGTTATCAACGAGATTATGTACAACGCCGACGAGGAAGAAGAAACTGGAGATTGGGTTGAGTTGTATAACACAGCAGGTTTCGAAGTAGACATAAGTGGATGGCAACTGAAAGACGAAGATGATTCGCACGTATATGAGTTTCCAAACGGCACCACTATGGAGTCAGATACCTACCTCGTAGTATCTGCAGATTTGGATGATTTCAACTCTCAGTATTCTGGTATTTCGCCTTTGTTTGGAGAGTTGGGCTATGGACTTGCCGGAGGCTCTGATGCAGTACGGCTTTTTGATGCTGACGGAATACTCGTTGATTCACTTTCTTATTTGGATGAAGACCCTTGGGATTCTGGCGCCGACGGTACCGGATATACCTTAGAGTTAATCGATCCGAATTCTGATAACTCTCTGCCGGTAAGTTGGGAAGCATCATCTGTACTAAAAGGAACTCCTGGGGCACAAAACAGCGCATTCTTGGTTTCAGAAGAAGTGGAAGTTTCCGTTCCGGAAAAGATTCTTCTCAATCAAAATTACCCCAACCCTTTCAATCCAAGTACTACCATCTCTTTTGAAATCCCACAAAGCTCATATGTACGTCTGGTTGTATTTGATATGCTGGGGAGAAAAGTATCAACTCTTGTTGATGGGCAAAGAACTGCAGGACTTTATTCCCAGATCTGGGACGCTCAAAATTTTGCAAGTGGAATTTATATGTACGCCCTGGAAGTAGATGGTAAGTTATTTACCCGAAGAATGATGCTGATAAAATAG
- the msrA gene encoding peptide-methionine (S)-S-oxide reductase, whose protein sequence is MFKKIIFGALFLSISTLSYAQDMEKKLEQATFGAGCFWCVEAIYELVEGIVHVESGYSGGHVDNPSYREVTTGRTGHAEVARIHFDPEVITYEELLTVLWHTHNPTTLNRQGNDVGPMYRSVIFYHNEEQKAIAEKSLKDTDASGLWDDPIVTTIEPLTNYYVAENYHQNYFENNPNAGYCSYVIAPKIKKFKKEFKHLLKSNMPF, encoded by the coding sequence ATGTTTAAAAAGATAATTTTTGGAGCGCTTTTTTTAAGTATCTCTACATTAAGTTATGCACAGGATATGGAAAAGAAATTAGAGCAAGCGACTTTTGGAGCAGGTTGCTTTTGGTGTGTTGAAGCTATTTATGAGCTTGTTGAAGGAATAGTACATGTTGAATCCGGATACTCTGGTGGGCACGTCGATAACCCATCTTATAGAGAAGTAACCACAGGTAGAACAGGGCATGCTGAAGTAGCACGTATTCACTTCGATCCAGAGGTAATTACTTATGAAGAGCTCTTAACCGTACTGTGGCATACTCATAACCCTACTACACTAAACCGTCAGGGAAATGATGTTGGACCTATGTACCGTTCGGTCATTTTTTATCATAATGAAGAGCAAAAGGCTATTGCAGAAAAATCATTGAAGGATACTGATGCATCCGGGTTATGGGACGATCCAATTGTTACTACCATTGAGCCACTAACAAATTATTATGTGGCAGAAAACTATCATCAAAACTACTTCGAGAATAACCCAAACGCTGGATATTGCTCGTATGTAATTGCTCCTAAAATCAAGAAGTTTAAAAAAGAGTTTAAGCATCTTTTAAAGAGCAACATGCCTTTTTAG
- a CDS encoding GIY-YIG nuclease family protein — MNKGYVYFLTNYKRSAPYIGVTSNLSRRIWEHKEGKGSEFTARYKLTILVYAEGLDSITDAITREKQLKNRHKDRKWNLVKQHNPKLKDCYETMRT; from the coding sequence ATGAACAAAGGCTATGTATATTTTCTTACCAACTATAAAAGATCAGCACCTTATATAGGGGTAACTAGCAACCTTTCCAGACGGATTTGGGAACACAAAGAAGGAAAAGGATCAGAGTTCACAGCTAGGTATAAGCTTACAATTCTTGTTTATGCAGAGGGATTAGATTCAATAACTGACGCTATTACAAGAGAAAAACAGCTAAAGAACCGGCATAAAGACAGGAAGTGGAATCTGGTGAAGCAACATAATCCTAAACTGAAAGATTGCTATGAAACTATGAGGACATAG
- a CDS encoding ABC transporter ATP-binding protein produces MSPNILSVRNISKYFHEPQTFQVLKGIDFDVKRGEFLSLIGKSGSGKSTLLYVLSTMDSDYTGEVSIDDFHLDGKTQDELAAFRNANIGFVFQFHYLLPEFTSLENVMLPALKLGRLSKEEIEAKAVEHLKLLDLEAEINKASNKLSGGQQQRVAIARALINDPKIIMGDEPTGNLDSKNTDIVFDIFKQLTTERGQTIITVTHDDDFAANCDRIIELSDGQVVAET; encoded by the coding sequence ATGAGTCCCAATATTCTTTCGGTTAGAAATATTTCTAAATACTTTCATGAGCCCCAAACATTTCAAGTACTTAAGGGAATCGATTTTGATGTAAAGAGAGGTGAGTTCCTTTCCTTAATTGGGAAATCGGGTTCCGGAAAATCTACTCTCTTATATGTGCTTTCAACAATGGATAGCGATTATACTGGAGAAGTATCCATTGATGATTTCCATTTAGACGGAAAAACCCAAGACGAATTGGCAGCGTTTCGGAACGCTAATATCGGTTTTGTTTTTCAATTCCATTATCTACTTCCGGAATTCACTTCTCTTGAGAATGTGATGCTTCCCGCCCTTAAGCTAGGGAGATTATCAAAAGAAGAAATCGAAGCAAAAGCAGTGGAACACCTGAAGTTATTAGACCTTGAAGCAGAGATAAACAAAGCCTCTAATAAATTATCCGGAGGTCAGCAGCAACGAGTAGCTATTGCACGCGCCTTAATAAATGACCCTAAAATAATCATGGGTGATGAACCTACTGGAAACCTTGATTCAAAAAATACAGACATTGTGTTCGATATTTTCAAACAGCTAACAACTGAAAGAGGGCAAACCATCATTACCGTAACTCATGATGATGACTTCGCAGCAAATTGTGATCGAATTATTGAATTATCAGATGGCCAAGTTGTAGCTGAAACTTGA
- a CDS encoding ABC transporter permease, translating into MLNSTNLKISKKHLTSRIKQTVVAMLSVIFGTSMYIFMNGFMTGINETQDEMAFSQLAHIRIYNDVPEDNTNLLTVSYPDAIHNVRNPQVIKYTNGIKNSGEIIEYVEKIPEVDAVAPQVNLSIFFQKGAMERNGTISGIDSEKEEQLFNVSSYVVEGSWESFEQDANTILLGVGVAKNFSLDVGDYLLVKNSNGVSKNFKIAGLFETTLTSTDNAKGYVSIAAAQQLASENSSYASDIQINITDYSKAQVIADYLDRSIPYKVESWIESNGQLVAGNELRNIMAIAVSLTILLVAGFGIYNIMTMTVNEKIREIAILKAVGYDERDIVEIFLTQSIIIGLLGGLFGMVFGFLISMTVSIVPFEMPGMSTLPVTYYPRHYVLSFLFGVITTALAGYLPAKKASNVDPVEIIRG; encoded by the coding sequence ATGTTGAATTCAACTAACCTAAAAATTTCGAAGAAGCACCTTACTTCGCGAATAAAGCAAACGGTAGTTGCTATGTTGAGTGTGATCTTTGGTACTTCGATGTACATTTTTATGAATGGGTTTATGACAGGAATAAATGAAACCCAGGATGAAATGGCATTTAGCCAATTAGCCCATATTCGAATTTATAATGATGTCCCTGAAGACAATACCAATTTGCTTACTGTTTCCTACCCCGACGCTATACATAATGTGAGGAATCCACAAGTGATTAAGTACACCAATGGGATTAAAAACTCGGGAGAAATCATAGAATATGTAGAGAAGATTCCTGAAGTAGATGCTGTTGCACCTCAGGTGAACCTAAGCATATTTTTTCAAAAAGGAGCGATGGAGCGAAATGGTACTATTTCCGGAATTGATTCCGAAAAGGAGGAGCAGCTTTTCAACGTATCCTCATATGTGGTTGAAGGTTCGTGGGAATCTTTTGAGCAAGACGCAAATACCATTCTGTTAGGAGTAGGTGTAGCAAAAAATTTTAGTCTAGATGTTGGAGACTATTTATTGGTAAAAAACTCGAATGGGGTGTCTAAGAACTTCAAAATTGCTGGCTTATTTGAAACCACCTTAACCTCCACCGATAATGCTAAAGGATATGTAAGCATTGCTGCAGCTCAACAATTGGCTTCGGAAAACTCCAGCTATGCGAGCGATATTCAAATAAATATAACGGATTATTCCAAGGCGCAAGTCATTGCTGATTATTTAGATAGGTCGATCCCATATAAAGTCGAATCATGGATCGAATCTAATGGCCAATTAGTAGCAGGAAATGAGCTCCGTAATATTATGGCGATAGCTGTTTCATTAACCATTTTACTGGTAGCAGGTTTTGGAATTTATAACATCATGACCATGACCGTTAATGAGAAAATCCGCGAGATTGCAATTCTCAAGGCTGTAGGCTACGACGAACGAGATATTGTAGAAATCTTTCTCACCCAATCGATCATTATTGGATTATTAGGGGGATTGTTTGGGATGGTCTTCGGTTTTTTAATCTCGATGACAGTAAGCATTGTTCCATTTGAGATGCCAGGAATGAGTACCCTGCCCGTGACCTACTACCCTAGGCACTATGTACTGTCATTTCTATTTGGAGTGATTACCACGGCTTTGGCTGGCTATTTACCTGCTAAAAAAGCATCAAATGTTGACCCTGTAGAAATTATAAGAGGCTAA
- a CDS encoding HlyD family efflux transporter periplasmic adaptor subunit — translation MKLSIKHITIICAALLVSSCSRQEVVQPIRTDIVDAVFASGQITTDNEYLVTSNAQGYLIKSYVEEGDVVSEGMPLFHISNDKQTPQLETAIANYEDAYRQAQPNSPQLSQLQLQITQAEQQLELDKRNYERYSSLHEANAISTSELEKMKLQYELSQNNLKIQEQSYSETDAILQLNLENTKQQLKLQEETSSDYVLHASTSGQVLDMYNEIGELINLGQPIAKIGGANYIIQLYVAEEDIKLVQENQKVLVALNTDSDQTHSAIISKILPAFSVDEQSFIVEAQFVDQLDYIYPGTQLQANIIIREAEDALVIPAAYLIENNQVQLKSGEMVSIRTGIKTLEWVEVLSGLETSDQLTLAER, via the coding sequence ATGAAATTATCCATCAAACATATAACCATTATTTGTGCCGCTTTGTTGGTGAGTAGTTGTTCCCGGCAAGAGGTAGTTCAACCTATTCGCACTGATATAGTCGATGCAGTTTTTGCGAGCGGTCAAATCACCACCGATAATGAATATCTGGTAACCTCAAATGCCCAGGGATACTTAATTAAAAGCTATGTCGAAGAGGGCGATGTTGTATCGGAAGGAATGCCCCTTTTCCATATCTCAAATGACAAGCAAACTCCACAATTAGAAACGGCTATTGCCAATTACGAAGATGCATATCGTCAGGCTCAGCCAAATTCACCACAGTTAAGCCAGCTTCAATTACAAATAACGCAGGCCGAGCAACAACTTGAGCTGGATAAAAGAAACTATGAGCGATATTCCTCTTTACATGAAGCCAATGCCATCTCAACTTCTGAGCTGGAAAAAATGAAGCTCCAATACGAGTTATCTCAGAATAACCTGAAAATCCAGGAGCAATCTTACTCAGAAACAGATGCCATTCTTCAATTGAATCTCGAAAACACGAAACAACAATTGAAACTGCAAGAGGAAACGAGTAGTGATTATGTGCTTCATGCGTCCACATCTGGTCAGGTATTAGATATGTATAACGAGATTGGTGAATTAATAAATCTTGGGCAGCCCATTGCAAAGATCGGTGGTGCCAATTATATCATTCAACTCTATGTAGCTGAAGAAGACATCAAATTAGTCCAAGAAAATCAGAAGGTGCTGGTAGCATTAAATACTGATTCTGATCAAACTCATTCCGCGATTATTTCAAAAATTCTACCTGCCTTCTCAGTAGATGAACAATCTTTTATTGTTGAGGCTCAGTTTGTTGATCAGCTAGATTATATCTATCCGGGAACCCAGCTTCAGGCAAACATCATTATTCGGGAGGCAGAGGATGCATTGGTTATACCTGCTGCTTACCTCATCGAAAACAACCAGGTTCAACTTAAATCCGGAGAAATGGTCTCTATACGGACTGGAATTAAAACCCTTGAGTGGGTAGAAGTTCTTTCCGGTTTAGAAACTTCAGACCAATTAACTCTTGCTGAAAGGTAA
- a CDS encoding TolC family protein — MKLVKSIILACLFALSASSLNAQVVEVDSIEYAIEYAIQNNPTLETYKLQAQITDLNYKLQKNTRFPTITYNFSGQNTTSLAVTPVPGELFGQPGETIETEFGQPFAFSSGITVQSDRLDWQNKLKTKLAENEVSILEAEVDEFKQQLVQQVSLYYYTALIAKKAIEINEENISVSDQIIDLAELRLQEGLEDQFGVNQSKMNASNTLKTKLSNEALYEECITQLKNLFGLPYSTELRLNEDLDYEWSHSVSSIDPVSNRRLVTLNRQIEGYELNFKVQRAAYYPSVTMTNYTGKQLNRDDFGLEIGKGTWADYNYTLVTISFPLFTGFNRSNNVKIANRQLSLAKLDYEIELRNTELSDMLLLSDYNQGVETLEQSQTTYDLAKENQDIAFVRYEEGLITLDQYLDAVEDRLQSENAYLNDLSILYSYYSTIISRTEQQ, encoded by the coding sequence ATGAAATTAGTAAAAAGCATCATACTAGCCTGTTTATTTGCTCTTTCTGCATCTTCTTTAAATGCTCAGGTAGTTGAAGTAGATAGCATTGAGTATGCGATTGAGTATGCAATACAAAATAACCCTACACTTGAAACATATAAGCTTCAGGCACAGATAACAGATCTCAACTATAAACTTCAGAAGAACACCCGTTTTCCCACTATCACTTATAATTTTAGTGGGCAAAACACAACTAGCCTTGCAGTAACTCCGGTACCTGGAGAATTATTTGGGCAACCGGGAGAAACTATAGAAACAGAGTTTGGACAGCCTTTCGCCTTCAGCTCTGGGATTACCGTTCAATCAGATAGGCTAGACTGGCAGAACAAATTAAAAACCAAGCTGGCTGAAAACGAAGTTTCCATTCTGGAAGCAGAAGTGGATGAGTTCAAGCAGCAATTAGTACAACAGGTTTCCTTGTATTACTACACAGCTTTAATCGCTAAGAAAGCTATCGAGATAAATGAAGAGAATATCTCAGTTTCAGATCAGATCATCGATTTAGCAGAGCTTCGATTACAGGAAGGCCTGGAAGACCAATTTGGGGTTAACCAGTCGAAAATGAATGCCAGTAATACCCTAAAAACTAAGCTTTCTAATGAAGCTCTATATGAAGAATGTATTACCCAGCTTAAAAACCTTTTTGGATTACCATACTCAACAGAACTTCGCCTGAATGAGGATCTTGACTACGAATGGTCACATTCGGTTTCTTCAATCGATCCGGTGAGTAATAGAAGACTGGTTACGCTTAATCGACAAATCGAGGGCTACGAACTTAATTTCAAGGTCCAAAGAGCGGCATATTATCCATCGGTAACGATGACGAATTATACCGGAAAGCAATTAAACAGGGACGATTTTGGATTAGAAATTGGAAAGGGAACCTGGGCTGATTACAACTATACTTTAGTAACAATTTCTTTCCCTCTCTTCACCGGCTTTAATCGAAGTAACAATGTAAAAATTGCAAATAGACAACTATCTCTTGCAAAGCTTGACTACGAAATCGAACTCAGAAATACAGAGCTGAGCGATATGTTGTTGCTAAGTGATTATAACCAAGGAGTAGAGACCCTGGAGCAATCTCAAACAACCTATGATCTTGCTAAAGAAAACCAGGACATCGCGTTTGTGCGGTACGAGGAAGGGCTAATCACCTTGGATCAGTATTTAGACGCGGTTGAAGATCGTCTTCAATCAGAGAATGCGTACCTGAATGACCTCTCCATATTGTATTCCTATTACTCAACTATAATCTCCAGAACCGAACAACAATGA
- a CDS encoding DUF2147 domain-containing protein, with translation MTQLLFLFISLFSISTFSTPDDGDQILGTWVNKEQTTHVEIYKKDGRYYGKIAWLPRTVDQDGNPITDRNNPDEELRDRELLGADILEGFEYEEGEWKGGTLYSPQNGQKVSPTLQINSDGELNMKVKKGLMKRTVTWTRL, from the coding sequence ATGACTCAGTTATTATTCCTATTCATTTCACTTTTTAGCATAAGCACTTTTTCTACACCTGATGATGGTGACCAAATTCTGGGAACCTGGGTAAATAAAGAACAAACAACCCATGTTGAAATTTATAAAAAGGATGGGCGGTATTATGGCAAGATAGCCTGGCTACCAAGAACAGTGGACCAGGATGGCAACCCAATAACAGATCGAAATAATCCTGATGAAGAACTTCGCGATCGTGAACTTCTTGGTGCAGATATTTTAGAAGGCTTCGAATACGAAGAAGGAGAATGGAAAGGCGGTACGCTTTATAGTCCTCAAAATGGGCAGAAAGTATCCCCTACTCTGCAAATTAACTCTGATGGTGAGTTGAACATGAAAGTCAAAAAAGGACTAATGAAGAGAACCGTAACCTGGACACGATTATGA
- a CDS encoding DNA-binding response regulator: protein MNVLIIEDEFHTAGLLKEFIETNPGYLVVNICDSVSSSVNYLKNFSSNIDLIFMDVQLADGESFEIFSKVEFQIPVIFCTAFNEYILKAFKNNGIDYILKPVKETDIQSALLKMESLRKSLSKESIPETSQVLPQTILVRKMEKMIPIDISRIGFLHLYNETLNLYSLVGEKFTLFKTMDEMVSKLDQHQFYRINRQMIINRQAIKDIEPYFNRKVIVNFEFSTPKKAIVSRLKVSAFMEWLEHSNP from the coding sequence ATGAATGTTCTAATAATCGAAGATGAATTTCATACCGCAGGTTTACTCAAAGAATTCATTGAGACTAATCCGGGTTATCTCGTTGTGAATATCTGTGACAGTGTTTCCTCTTCAGTGAATTACTTAAAGAACTTTTCTTCAAATATTGACCTGATCTTTATGGATGTTCAATTGGCTGATGGAGAGAGTTTTGAGATTTTCTCGAAGGTTGAGTTTCAGATTCCTGTGATTTTTTGTACTGCCTTTAATGAATACATTCTAAAAGCATTCAAGAATAACGGTATTGATTACATCCTTAAGCCAGTAAAGGAAACAGATATACAAAGTGCCCTGCTGAAAATGGAGAGTTTGAGGAAATCCTTATCCAAAGAATCTATTCCAGAGACCTCTCAGGTGTTACCACAGACTATACTGGTAAGAAAGATGGAGAAAATGATTCCGATCGATATTTCAAGGATTGGTTTTCTTCATTTATACAATGAAACACTGAATTTGTATAGCCTTGTTGGTGAGAAATTTACACTGTTCAAAACCATGGATGAGATGGTATCCAAACTGGATCAACATCAATTCTATAGGATTAATCGTCAAATGATTATCAACAGGCAGGCTATCAAAGATATTGAACCCTATTTCAATAGAAAGGTGATCGTGAACTTTGAGTTTTCTACTCCCAAAAAGGCAATTGTAAGCCGCTTAAAAGTTTCTGCTTTTATGGAATGGCTTGAACATTCCAACCCATAA
- a CDS encoding tetratricopeptide repeat protein, translating into MNFEEKLNHGFELLQDKDIDHSLDIARELQRENPDAHEAYYLEALIMQQLNQYELSLTAIEKAMELGEDNAAYHNLRGNLYLQKEELKEAESDFDKAIELTDSSSAHRNKVMVMLMTDRGQEAIPYLIGRIKTNPQDAENWILMGDMIKRGGQADKARTYYEQALTIDPDNDYARRQLEDI; encoded by the coding sequence ATGAATTTTGAAGAGAAACTAAACCATGGCTTTGAACTTCTTCAGGACAAAGACATTGACCATAGTTTAGATATTGCCCGTGAGTTACAGCGAGAAAATCCTGATGCACACGAAGCCTATTATTTAGAAGCATTAATCATGCAGCAGCTCAACCAGTATGAGTTAAGTCTTACTGCTATCGAAAAAGCGATGGAATTGGGTGAGGATAATGCCGCTTATCACAATTTGAGAGGTAATCTGTATCTCCAGAAAGAAGAACTCAAAGAAGCGGAATCAGATTTTGACAAGGCAATAGAGTTGACGGATTCATCTTCAGCGCATCGAAATAAAGTAATGGTTATGCTAATGACCGACAGAGGACAGGAAGCTATTCCTTACCTGATTGGAAGAATCAAAACTAACCCTCAGGACGCTGAGAACTGGATTTTAATGGGCGATATGATCAAAAGAGGTGGGCAGGCTGATAAAGCAAGAACCTATTACGAGCAGGCGCTCACTATTGATCCTGATAACGATTATGCCAGAAGGCAGCTAGAGGATATCTAA